A genome region from Methanobacterium formicicum includes the following:
- a CDS encoding TetR/AcrR family transcriptional regulator: MKEKEQKILDTALPLFVERGFHGTSTAEIAKTAGVATGTLFHYFKTKEDLIDRLYIYTKENILEASQGDYDESKSFKENVKSLWLNFVNFGIEEPYKFNFIMTFHCSPYITSFTKGRIEEKFVDLLEVYKKGLKEDEIKPVYDELLMDYFWGNVLNTITHFEKNPEKRKKNNIELAFELFWDGISK, from the coding sequence TTGAAGGAAAAAGAACAGAAAATACTGGACACAGCCCTTCCACTCTTTGTAGAAAGGGGATTTCATGGTACTTCCACTGCGGAAATTGCAAAAACTGCTGGAGTGGCCACCGGTACCCTCTTCCACTATTTCAAGACCAAGGAAGATCTCATTGACCGTCTTTACATCTACACTAAAGAAAACATCTTAGAAGCCTCCCAGGGAGACTACGATGAGAGCAAATCATTTAAAGAAAATGTTAAATCCCTGTGGCTTAACTTTGTGAATTTTGGTATTGAAGAGCCTTACAAATTCAATTTTATAATGACCTTCCACTGTTCCCCCTACATAACATCATTCACCAAGGGGAGAATCGAGGAGAAGTTCGTGGACCTCCTGGAAGTCTATAAAAAGGGATTGAAAGAGGATGAAATCAAACCGGTATATGATGAGCTATTGATGGACTATTTTTGGGGAAACGTACTCAATACCATAACCCATTTTGAGAAAAATCCTGAAAAAAGAAAGAAAAATAATATTGAACTGGCATTTGAACTGTTCTGGGATGGAATATCTAAATAA